Proteins from a genomic interval of uncultured Desulfuromusa sp.:
- a CDS encoding DUF2520 domain-containing protein gives MKQSIALIGPGRVGCAVSKRLHLAGYPLRTIISRSRERGEKACAYIGCEKNLVSEQLKEAATAQIILLAVPDDHIQMIASKLQTSCLLSDQTTLIHFSGLHSAEIMRQEKSPAMLLSLHPLLPFADRQKAFEMLQLCPCAIETESSQALALAHQLVDAIGGYPLTLDHKKKPLYHAAASIASNYLVTLLAVARDLLVSCGIPPDKALPTLLPLVQTSFDNVKDLGPEQGLSGPIVRGDIGTVSAHMKALTNMPSELLQLYQLMGKLTTEIGQNSGRLDPTKAAEIKKLLESQQEQ, from the coding sequence ATGAAGCAAAGCATCGCTCTCATAGGTCCCGGTCGGGTTGGTTGTGCAGTCAGCAAGCGCCTCCACTTGGCTGGATATCCGCTGAGAACCATTATCAGTCGTAGCCGCGAGAGGGGAGAGAAAGCGTGCGCCTATATTGGCTGTGAAAAAAATCTGGTTTCAGAACAGCTTAAAGAGGCAGCCACAGCACAGATCATCCTGCTGGCAGTCCCTGATGACCATATTCAAATGATCGCATCGAAACTACAAACCTCTTGCCTGCTCTCTGATCAGACAACGCTTATTCATTTCAGTGGTCTCCATTCCGCTGAAATTATGCGCCAGGAAAAATCACCTGCAATGCTGTTATCACTCCACCCCCTGCTCCCTTTTGCCGACAGACAAAAAGCATTCGAAATGCTGCAGCTGTGCCCATGTGCCATTGAAACTGAAAGCTCACAGGCTTTGGCTTTAGCACATCAGTTGGTCGACGCAATTGGTGGCTATCCTTTGACCCTTGACCATAAAAAGAAGCCCCTTTATCACGCGGCGGCCAGTATTGCTTCAAACTACCTTGTGACCTTGCTTGCGGTTGCCCGTGATCTGCTGGTCAGCTGCGGAATTCCTCCCGATAAGGCTCTTCCAACGCTATTACCTCTGGTACAAACCTCATTCGATAATGTAAAGGATCTTGGCCCTGAGCAAGGCTTGAGTGGTCCGATAGTCCGTGGTGATATTGGTACTGTTTCTGCCCACATGAAAGCCCTGACAAACATGCCTTCTGAACTGTTACAGCTCTACCAGCTGATGGGGAAATTGACAACAGAAATCGGTCAGAATTCAGGTCGTCTTGATCCAACGAAGGCTGCAGAAATCAAAAAACTGCTGGAGTCACAGCAAGAGCAATAA
- a CDS encoding fumarylacetoacetate hydrolase family protein, with translation MHQVQLKGTKEFYTVGKIVCLGQNYLDHIRELGSKIPDRAVIFCKPPCSMIADGGLIKIPTYSNDCHHELELALLIGKKGKNIKEENALSYLAGYGVALDLTLRDIQSEQKTRGLPWEIAKGFDTSCPISNFTSAEKITDPNNLELQLKVNGEVRQQGNTNQMMRPVEKIIAEVSDFYTLEAGDIILTGTPAGVSKIVSGDKLEGNIEQLGSLQVSVA, from the coding sequence ATGCATCAAGTTCAGTTAAAAGGGACAAAAGAGTTCTATACTGTCGGCAAGATTGTCTGTCTGGGACAAAACTATCTAGACCATATCCGCGAACTCGGCAGTAAAATTCCTGATCGGGCTGTGATTTTCTGTAAACCTCCCTGCAGTATGATCGCGGATGGTGGTTTAATTAAAATCCCCACGTACTCCAACGATTGTCATCATGAACTTGAGCTGGCATTATTGATAGGAAAGAAAGGGAAAAACATCAAGGAAGAAAATGCCCTGTCATACTTGGCCGGGTACGGTGTCGCTCTTGACTTGACCCTTCGAGACATTCAGAGCGAACAAAAAACCAGAGGATTACCATGGGAGATCGCCAAAGGATTCGATACTTCCTGCCCGATATCCAACTTCACTTCCGCTGAAAAGATTACAGATCCAAACAATCTCGAGCTGCAACTGAAAGTTAATGGAGAGGTCCGCCAACAAGGGAATACCAATCAGATGATGCGGCCGGTTGAAAAGATTATTGCAGAAGTCTCAGACTTCTACACATTGGAAGCTGGAGATATTATTCTGACAGGGACTCCAGCGGGGGTCAGTAAAATCGTCTCCGGAGACAAGCTTGAAGGAAACATCGAGCAACTTGGATCATTACAGGTTTCGGTTGCATGA
- a CDS encoding radical SAM protein, with the protein MFYFNYEEPVFRPPSEARSLIMQITIGCSHNQCKFCGMYKMKAFRIRNVADIAMEIESIPLGHRNYYKRIFLADGDALVYPQQKLIAILDLLNEKFPNLNRIGIYASPQSLTTKNVEELQQLKSRKLRILYFGLESGDALTLEAINKGYHPEKMLELCRKAQTAGLKLSITAILGLAGRVRSHEHAIATAEWINRLSPEYFSLLTMFQRHNDAYFEQIEPLNNGGILEEALTIVKNLRPQKTILRSNHVSNILNLAGSYPKDRDRIIVQTESALAEARSHPDWFAMVPDYGETLF; encoded by the coding sequence ATGTTCTATTTTAATTACGAAGAACCGGTATTCAGGCCTCCTTCTGAGGCCCGATCTTTGATTATGCAAATCACAATAGGTTGTAGCCATAATCAATGTAAATTTTGCGGCATGTACAAAATGAAGGCATTTCGGATTCGGAATGTCGCCGACATTGCTATGGAGATTGAGTCGATTCCACTGGGACATCGAAACTATTACAAGCGGATTTTCCTTGCAGATGGAGATGCTCTGGTTTATCCGCAGCAAAAACTGATAGCCATTCTTGATCTCTTGAACGAAAAATTCCCGAATTTGAATCGTATCGGAATTTACGCTTCCCCTCAAAGTCTGACGACTAAAAATGTGGAAGAATTGCAGCAATTGAAATCTAGAAAACTGCGCATTCTTTATTTTGGACTTGAGAGTGGCGATGCGTTAACGCTGGAAGCAATTAACAAAGGGTATCATCCTGAGAAGATGCTGGAACTTTGCCGCAAGGCGCAAACGGCTGGTTTGAAATTGTCAATCACGGCAATACTTGGTTTGGCCGGTCGAGTTCGCAGCCATGAGCATGCTATTGCCACGGCTGAGTGGATCAACCGACTTTCACCGGAGTATTTCTCATTGCTGACGATGTTTCAACGCCACAATGATGCTTATTTTGAGCAGATTGAGCCATTGAATAATGGTGGAATTCTTGAAGAAGCACTGACAATCGTAAAGAATTTGCGACCACAGAAAACAATTTTACGCTCAAACCATGTGTCAAATATTCTGAATTTGGCTGGAAGTTATCCTAAAGACAGAGATCGCATTATTGTACAAACGGAATCGGCATTGGCCGAAGCACGTTCACACCCCGATTGGTTTGCGATGGTGCCTGATTATGGGGAGACTCTTTTTTGA
- a CDS encoding acetate kinase: protein MDILALNCGSSSVKYQLFDWQKKEVVAKGMVERVTIGDSYIIHEVPGRDTYREEYECPDHKTAVHLIVKILTDKTHGVLENITSISAVGHRVVHGGEKFTKSVRIDETVLAAIKEVQHLAPLHNPPNIAGIEAAQVNLPEVPHIAIFDTAFHQSMPEYAYIYPVPHEWYQKYGVRRYGFHGTSHLYVSKRAAALLNKEPQDCNLITMHIGNGVSHTAIKEGVSIDTSMGLTPLEGAVMGTRCGDIDPAIPAFIMERENLSPKEIDSILNKKSGVLGITGEFIDRRDVIDAAETGNERCALALEIEGYRLKKYIGSYCAILGRLDAVVFTAGVGEMGWLIREKALENLEHIGIKLDKEKNRKTMTRKTENTITTDDSPVKVFVIPTDEELVFTEDVVAILEETYTDHMHFKYSFAEKTFQRK from the coding sequence ATGGATATTCTGGCACTGAACTGTGGTAGTTCATCGGTAAAATATCAGCTTTTTGACTGGCAGAAAAAAGAGGTCGTTGCCAAGGGAATGGTCGAACGTGTCACCATTGGTGATTCTTACATTATCCATGAAGTCCCCGGTCGTGATACCTACCGGGAAGAATATGAATGTCCTGATCACAAAACAGCCGTTCATCTGATTGTCAAAATTCTTACTGATAAAACTCACGGGGTTCTTGAAAACATAACCAGTATCTCAGCCGTTGGTCATCGGGTTGTTCATGGAGGAGAAAAATTCACAAAATCGGTGCGGATAGACGAGACTGTGCTCGCTGCCATCAAAGAAGTTCAACATCTTGCTCCACTCCATAATCCCCCGAATATTGCCGGAATTGAAGCGGCTCAGGTTAATTTACCCGAAGTCCCTCATATTGCTATTTTCGATACTGCCTTTCATCAGTCGATGCCGGAGTATGCATATATTTATCCCGTCCCCCATGAATGGTATCAGAAATATGGGGTACGCCGTTATGGCTTCCATGGAACCAGCCATCTTTATGTCTCTAAAAGAGCTGCGGCTCTTCTGAATAAAGAACCACAAGATTGTAATCTGATTACCATGCATATCGGTAATGGAGTCTCGCACACAGCTATCAAGGAGGGAGTATCGATTGACACATCAATGGGACTGACCCCCCTTGAAGGTGCCGTTATGGGCACCCGCTGTGGAGATATCGATCCGGCAATTCCGGCATTTATTATGGAGCGTGAGAATCTTTCCCCCAAAGAAATCGACAGCATTCTGAATAAAAAGTCAGGAGTCCTGGGGATAACAGGTGAATTTATCGACCGCCGGGACGTTATCGACGCAGCTGAGACAGGAAATGAACGCTGTGCCCTTGCATTGGAAATTGAAGGATACAGATTAAAGAAATATATCGGGTCCTACTGTGCAATCCTGGGTCGACTTGACGCCGTCGTCTTTACTGCAGGAGTCGGAGAAATGGGTTGGCTGATTCGCGAAAAGGCACTTGAAAATCTGGAACATATCGGCATTAAACTCGATAAGGAAAAAAATCGTAAGACGATGACCCGAAAAACGGAAAACACAATCACAACGGATGATTCACCGGTCAAAGTTTTCGTCATTCCTACAGACGAAGAACTCGTCTTTACTGAGGATGTTGTCGCAATTCTGGAAGAGACCTATACAGATCACATGCATTTTAAATATTCATTTGCAGAAAAAACGTTTCAGCGCAAATAA
- a CDS encoding 4Fe-4S binding protein, giving the protein MAHVISEDCIACGACLPTCPVEAISEGDIYSIDADVCTDCGACVESCPVDAIAQL; this is encoded by the coding sequence ATGGCTCATGTAATTTCAGAAGATTGTATCGCTTGTGGTGCTTGCCTGCCAACTTGCCCTGTTGAAGCAATCAGCGAAGGTGATATCTACAGTATTGATGCTGATGTTTGTACTGATTGTGGTGCTTGTGTTGAATCTTGTCCGGTAGATGCTATTGCTCAACTGTAA
- a CDS encoding DUF3426 domain-containing protein: MIITCPECSTKFKLDSDRIPDGGAKVRCARCKHVFLAEKPLEEEFFPAEGIPEETTAAEDEFNYDKFQELDSNTTSEESFSFSSAGDTEENFSFSEETEEPVSTIEKIFTAARDEEAASEQVTDKDFTDEKQATPEAPAEPEFPPQTAPVKKSGAASSIIRILLLLILGILIVGGVFVYINGTDQLNQTIQQFFGQQNNRPVQTGQITLEQLEGKFIQNEHDGEFFLIRGKAVNGFSEARAVIQVKGVIFDQNGKPLLQKTVFCGNPIDDEKIQSLSFQELEKMMGNQFGNELSNMNVASQQAIPFDIVFKDLPKNLSEFSVIVTSSKPATE, from the coding sequence ATGATCATTACCTGTCCCGAGTGTTCGACCAAATTTAAACTTGATTCCGACCGCATCCCGGACGGAGGAGCAAAGGTTCGCTGTGCTCGATGTAAACATGTTTTTCTTGCTGAGAAACCTCTGGAAGAAGAGTTCTTCCCTGCTGAAGGAATTCCCGAAGAAACAACCGCTGCTGAGGATGAATTCAACTACGATAAATTTCAGGAACTTGATTCCAATACAACAAGTGAAGAATCTTTTTCCTTCTCATCAGCTGGCGATACCGAAGAAAATTTCTCCTTTTCGGAAGAGACCGAGGAACCAGTCAGCACGATTGAAAAGATATTTACAGCAGCCCGAGATGAGGAAGCAGCTTCCGAGCAGGTGACAGACAAAGATTTCACCGATGAGAAACAAGCAACTCCTGAGGCTCCGGCAGAACCAGAATTTCCACCTCAAACAGCTCCGGTGAAAAAAAGTGGAGCAGCCTCCAGTATCATCAGAATACTCCTGCTTCTTATTCTGGGAATTTTAATTGTAGGCGGAGTGTTTGTCTATATCAATGGAACAGATCAACTCAATCAGACGATTCAACAGTTTTTTGGACAACAAAATAATCGGCCGGTGCAAACCGGCCAGATTACTCTCGAACAATTAGAGGGAAAATTCATCCAGAACGAACATGATGGTGAATTTTTCCTGATCCGAGGAAAAGCAGTCAATGGGTTTTCGGAAGCTCGTGCGGTCATACAGGTCAAGGGGGTTATTTTTGACCAGAACGGTAAACCGCTATTGCAAAAAACAGTTTTTTGCGGCAACCCGATTGACGATGAAAAAATTCAATCCTTGTCCTTCCAGGAGCTGGAAAAGATGATGGGAAACCAGTTTGGCAATGAGCTCAGCAATATGAACGTTGCAAGCCAACAAGCCATTCCCTTTGATATTGTATTTAAAGATCTCCCCAAAAACCTCTCTGAATTCAGCGTTATAGTCACATCATCCAAGCCTGCCACTGAATAA
- the hpt gene encoding hypoxanthine phosphoribosyltransferase, with the protein MVEQNRKILFSRERIAAEIKRLGREISQDFGDEEIMLVGVLKGSFLFIADLIREIESPSVVDFVRLASYGSGTQTSGIIEFRKELEMPIRDRHVIIVEDIVDSGYTLECLYNKLLLQKPRSLKICTLIDKSARREVDIQADYIGISMEDGFIIGYGLDHDEKYRNLPDIYIVEEA; encoded by the coding sequence ATGGTGGAACAAAACCGCAAGATTCTTTTTTCGCGCGAAAGAATAGCAGCTGAGATTAAACGTCTTGGCCGGGAAATCAGTCAAGATTTTGGTGATGAGGAAATTATGCTGGTGGGGGTCTTGAAAGGCTCCTTTTTATTTATCGCTGACCTGATCAGAGAAATTGAGTCGCCATCGGTCGTTGATTTTGTCAGATTAGCCAGCTATGGATCAGGGACCCAGACATCGGGGATCATTGAGTTCAGGAAAGAACTGGAAATGCCGATCCGTGACCGCCATGTCATTATCGTTGAGGATATTGTTGACAGCGGCTATACGCTGGAATGTCTCTATAACAAACTCCTACTCCAGAAGCCTCGATCTTTAAAGATCTGTACGCTGATTGATAAAAGCGCCCGCCGTGAAGTGGACATCCAGGCAGACTATATTGGCATAAGTATGGAAGATGGTTTCATTATCGGTTATGGCCTTGACCACGACGAAAAATACCGAAACCTACCAGATATCTACATCGTTGAAGAGGCCTGA
- a CDS encoding DUF1573 domain-containing protein, translated as MWAYWVLFLLLFSSTSAFATPALVVEHLEYDFGEVIQGAEVSHTFRFHNAGDQILNISQLRSSCGCTAAMLTTRKLAPGAIGELQLTFASQGFRGEVEKMVTFETDDPRHAAVTFHLRGKVKAELLLQPERINWGVVTKGAGLHAEIDIVNRSTQTITLQPPEITAAGITAEMSHLTIVSGEQARLAITARFPEGKKRLAGYVIINTNFPSLPQIRVPVSARLAHQ; from the coding sequence ATGTGGGCGTATTGGGTATTGTTTCTGTTACTGTTTTCATCAACCTCTGCTTTTGCGACACCAGCACTCGTTGTCGAGCATCTGGAATATGATTTTGGTGAGGTTATCCAGGGTGCTGAAGTCTCTCATACCTTTCGTTTTCATAATGCCGGTGACCAAATCCTGAACATCAGTCAGTTGCGTAGTTCTTGTGGTTGTACCGCCGCAATGCTGACAACGCGCAAACTGGCACCGGGGGCTATTGGAGAACTGCAGTTGACATTTGCTTCGCAGGGATTTCGTGGCGAAGTAGAAAAAATGGTGACTTTTGAAACGGACGATCCTCGTCATGCCGCGGTGACCTTTCATTTGCGTGGAAAAGTGAAGGCGGAATTGCTGTTACAGCCAGAGAGAATCAATTGGGGAGTCGTAACGAAAGGGGCTGGATTACATGCTGAGATTGATATTGTTAACCGTTCCACTCAAACGATCACGTTGCAACCCCCCGAAATAACGGCTGCTGGAATCACAGCTGAGATGTCACACTTAACCATTGTTTCCGGAGAGCAGGCTCGATTGGCCATTACGGCCAGGTTCCCCGAAGGTAAAAAACGACTGGCCGGCTATGTTATCATCAACACCAACTTCCCTTCTCTTCCCCAAATAAGAGTTCCGGTTTCTGCGCGTCTGGCTCATCAATAA
- a CDS encoding thioesterase family protein: protein MKEGLKAGLESTLTFTVPQEKTVPHLYPEADCFQTMPDVFATGFMVGFMEWACMEAIKPFLEPDERTVGTMINVTHEAATPVGMEVSATVRCVEFDGKKSVWDVVARDEVDVIGRGTHERFLINSEKFMQRLKAKETKAKS, encoded by the coding sequence ATGAAAGAAGGATTGAAAGCAGGTTTAGAGAGTACCTTGACGTTCACAGTGCCCCAGGAAAAAACAGTGCCCCATCTTTATCCCGAAGCCGATTGTTTTCAGACCATGCCGGATGTGTTTGCGACCGGCTTTATGGTTGGTTTTATGGAGTGGGCTTGCATGGAAGCGATCAAGCCTTTTCTGGAACCGGATGAACGAACCGTGGGGACGATGATCAACGTGACTCACGAAGCTGCAACACCCGTTGGCATGGAAGTTTCTGCAACCGTTCGCTGTGTTGAGTTCGATGGGAAGAAGTCTGTTTGGGATGTCGTTGCCCGTGATGAAGTCGATGTGATTGGGCGAGGTACTCACGAACGGTTTTTGATTAACTCTGAGAAATTCATGCAAAGACTGAAAGCTAAAGAAACAAAAGCAAAATCTTAG
- a CDS encoding amidohydrolase family protein — protein MFADIDLSTVKIFDGHMHIIDKRFPLVENDGFLPDEFTTIDYLARAKTFTLVGGAVVSGSFQCFDQTYLLDALDKLGPSFVGVTQLPVTVTDQELIRLAEAGVRAVRFNVKRGGSEELAHLEEMAVRVHELVNWHVELYIDSSNLGQLENRLIALPAVCIDHLGLSKKGFSSLLRLVEKGVKVKCTGFGRVDFDVKQALKDIYSANPAALIFGTDQPSTRAPRPYSDGDILMVIDALGDCANQVLSENALQFYAPKKR, from the coding sequence ATGTTTGCAGATATTGATCTCTCAACCGTCAAGATCTTTGATGGACATATGCACATCATTGATAAAAGATTTCCGTTGGTAGAAAACGATGGCTTTTTGCCTGATGAATTTACAACGATTGATTATCTCGCAAGGGCCAAGACGTTCACTCTTGTTGGTGGGGCAGTGGTTTCAGGATCTTTTCAATGTTTCGATCAGACTTATCTGCTTGATGCCCTGGATAAATTGGGACCATCCTTTGTTGGCGTTACCCAGCTACCGGTGACAGTCACGGATCAGGAGCTAATCCGATTGGCTGAAGCCGGAGTTCGGGCCGTACGGTTTAACGTCAAACGTGGAGGTTCAGAGGAGTTGGCACATCTTGAAGAAATGGCCGTGCGTGTCCATGAATTGGTGAACTGGCATGTGGAGCTTTATATTGATTCTTCCAACTTGGGTCAATTGGAAAACAGATTGATAGCGCTCCCTGCTGTGTGCATCGATCATCTGGGATTGTCAAAAAAGGGGTTTTCTTCTTTGCTGCGGCTTGTCGAGAAGGGGGTAAAAGTTAAATGCACAGGATTTGGTCGTGTTGATTTTGATGTCAAGCAAGCTCTGAAGGATATCTACAGTGCCAATCCGGCAGCGTTGATTTTTGGAACCGATCAACCATCGACACGTGCTCCAAGACCATATTCGGACGGTGATATCTTAATGGTCATAGATGCCTTGGGAGATTGTGCCAATCAAGTTTTATCGGAAAATGCTCTGCAGTTTTATGCCCCTAAAAAGCGCTGA
- a CDS encoding response regulator, with product MTSVDSRTIYTRYWAGFVLICLIQVAFAWFAVSDIRQSQTLEMKAKSEQDLQFLYHVLQEKLQAKNYTSASSLIQTWGAQQTEHIAEISLTMDNGFVLGEYHSASSSKYLDTISIDIPYSYTGKATLNLVIDTGYIYHHFYRLGLFFGLILIIVNSLLAVMIQLFIRKRILTKTLDKQRRRLTVSVEELREEVSARQKAETDLRSSEEKYRILMDNQSDAIFLHEKHPEKFSCFAEVNKRAIENYGYSREEFLLLTVSDIIPATEIQRMTDNGIIGDIEKNRWTSFETLHIRKSGEAFPVDVKTTQIDWQGKKYILSTARDITERKKMQKREEQLEQQMLHAQKLESLGVLAGGIAHDLNNILMVILGHSDLATGKLSKDAPAMEHLDQVKKSARKAADLANQMLAYSGRGKFVVEPIDLSHLIEEMEHMLSVSISKKAVLRYDLNNLLPSINADATQMRQIIMNLVINASDAIGDKSGVIAISTGCMDCDRNYLSEVWLDENLPEGMYVYLEVADTGCGISKINIAKIFDPFFTTKFTGRGLGMSSVLGIVRGHKGAIKIYSEVGKGTTMKVLFPASDLPAVLYDNVGTIENFDISGTVLLVDDEEAMRSLGKNMLETFGLEVLTAADGREALKVYETHQDKILFVLMDLTMPHMDGEDAYRELRRINPSIKVIMSSGYNEQDVAQKFMGKGMAGFLKKPYQLSELQKAIQELFN from the coding sequence ATGACTTCTGTTGATTCAAGGACAATATATACCAGATATTGGGCCGGGTTTGTCCTCATTTGTCTGATTCAAGTTGCCTTCGCCTGGTTTGCCGTCAGTGATATTCGTCAATCTCAAACACTCGAGATGAAAGCGAAGAGCGAGCAGGATCTCCAATTTCTCTACCACGTCCTGCAAGAAAAACTTCAGGCTAAAAATTATACCTCCGCTTCCTCTCTTATTCAGACTTGGGGAGCTCAGCAAACAGAGCATATTGCCGAAATTTCGCTGACCATGGACAATGGATTCGTGCTCGGTGAATACCATTCGGCATCCAGCTCCAAATATTTGGACACAATTTCCATAGATATCCCCTATTCTTATACTGGGAAAGCCACTCTTAATCTCGTCATTGATACCGGGTATATCTATCACCACTTCTACCGGCTGGGTTTATTTTTTGGTCTTATCCTGATAATCGTCAACAGCTTGCTGGCCGTGATGATTCAGCTTTTTATCCGTAAACGGATCCTGACGAAAACACTTGACAAACAACGTCGCCGACTAACGGTTTCAGTTGAGGAACTCAGAGAAGAAGTTTCTGCTCGTCAAAAAGCAGAAACCGATCTTCGATCCAGCGAAGAAAAATACCGAATCTTAATGGACAATCAGAGCGATGCCATCTTCCTGCATGAAAAACATCCAGAAAAATTTTCCTGCTTTGCTGAGGTGAACAAGCGTGCCATAGAAAATTATGGTTATAGCCGTGAAGAATTTCTGCTCTTGACTGTGTCGGATATTATACCGGCCACTGAGATTCAACGCATGACTGATAATGGGATAATCGGGGATATTGAAAAAAACAGATGGACGTCCTTTGAAACGCTCCACATCAGAAAATCAGGTGAAGCATTTCCAGTCGATGTCAAAACTACGCAGATTGATTGGCAAGGCAAAAAATATATTCTTTCAACGGCACGTGATATCACTGAGCGTAAAAAAATGCAGAAACGTGAGGAGCAACTGGAACAACAGATGCTTCATGCTCAAAAGCTGGAAAGCCTTGGAGTCCTGGCCGGTGGGATTGCACACGATTTGAATAACATCCTGATGGTCATTCTTGGTCACAGTGATTTGGCCACAGGAAAGTTGTCTAAAGATGCTCCTGCCATGGAACATCTTGACCAGGTTAAGAAATCCGCACGAAAAGCCGCTGATCTGGCCAACCAGATGCTTGCCTATTCAGGTCGTGGCAAATTTGTCGTCGAACCCATCGATTTGTCCCATCTGATCGAAGAAATGGAACACATGCTGTCTGTCTCCATTTCCAAAAAGGCCGTTCTACGGTACGATCTGAATAACCTCCTGCCCAGTATCAATGCTGATGCAACCCAGATGCGCCAGATCATTATGAACCTTGTCATTAATGCATCGGACGCTATTGGTGATAAGAGTGGTGTCATTGCAATTTCAACCGGTTGCATGGATTGTGATCGCAATTATCTAAGCGAGGTCTGGCTGGATGAAAACCTCCCTGAGGGGATGTACGTGTACCTTGAAGTTGCTGATACCGGTTGTGGAATCAGCAAGATAAACATTGCAAAGATTTTTGACCCGTTTTTTACGACCAAGTTTACAGGTCGTGGGTTAGGAATGTCTTCTGTTCTTGGGATTGTGCGCGGCCACAAAGGAGCCATCAAGATTTACAGTGAAGTCGGAAAAGGAACAACGATGAAAGTTCTTTTCCCAGCTTCGGATTTGCCGGCAGTCCTGTATGATAATGTCGGAACGATAGAAAATTTCGATATTTCAGGAACGGTCCTTCTCGTTGATGATGAAGAGGCCATGCGCAGTCTGGGCAAAAACATGCTTGAAACTTTTGGCCTTGAGGTCCTGACGGCGGCTGATGGTCGTGAAGCTTTGAAGGTTTACGAAACCCATCAAGATAAAATCCTTTTTGTTTTGATGGATCTCACCATGCCCCATATGGACGGAGAGGATGCCTATCGCGAATTACGCCGGATCAATCCATCAATCAAGGTCATTATGAGCAGTGGCTATAACGAGCAGGATGTGGCCCAAAAATTTATGGGCAAAGGCATGGCCGGCTTCCTAAAAAAACCTTACCAACTCTCAGAGTTGCAGAAGGCTATTCAGGAACTTTTCAATTAA
- the phnD gene encoding phosphate/phosphite/phosphonate ABC transporter substrate-binding protein: protein MINKQTKLFLSLWVFIAFFVSPACGQEPLTLGVHPFQSISILKQQFTPLTNYLTKKLGHKVELRVGTNYQEHIDTVGQNQIDIAYIGPVGYVQLTAQYGQKKLIAVQEVEGKATFAGIIFARSDSSLESLLDLTTGEIAFVEPHSTMGFILPSYVILHENPAIITQHRYQFLKTHENVALAVLSGDFVAGAVKENIFYEYQEKGLKKLAVTPEVAEHLFIARADLPEKILKKTRQAFLDLNNSSLGLSIMHAIKPTITQFNHIEDSDYNSLRAILAELKQKGLTE, encoded by the coding sequence ATGATCAATAAGCAGACTAAATTGTTTTTGTCTTTATGGGTCTTCATTGCTTTTTTTGTTTCCCCTGCCTGCGGACAAGAGCCCCTGACCCTTGGGGTCCACCCTTTCCAAAGCATCTCCATTCTCAAACAGCAATTCACCCCTCTGACCAACTACCTGACTAAAAAATTAGGGCACAAAGTTGAATTGCGTGTCGGAACAAATTATCAAGAGCACATTGATACCGTAGGACAGAACCAAATTGACATCGCCTATATTGGTCCCGTTGGTTATGTCCAGCTGACAGCTCAATATGGACAGAAAAAACTGATAGCTGTGCAGGAAGTGGAAGGAAAAGCCACCTTTGCGGGAATTATCTTTGCCAGGTCTGACAGCTCTCTCGAAAGCTTATTGGACTTGACCACAGGGGAGATTGCCTTTGTAGAGCCGCATTCCACCATGGGCTTTATTCTCCCCAGCTATGTGATCCTACACGAAAATCCTGCCATTATTACCCAGCATCGCTACCAATTTTTGAAAACCCACGAAAATGTGGCATTGGCTGTGCTCTCTGGAGATTTTGTTGCTGGAGCAGTGAAGGAGAATATATTTTATGAGTACCAGGAAAAAGGATTAAAAAAGCTGGCTGTTACCCCGGAGGTTGCGGAACATTTGTTTATTGCCCGGGCAGATCTTCCTGAAAAAATCCTAAAAAAAACCAGACAAGCCTTTTTAGATCTTAACAATTCCAGCTTAGGCTTAAGCATTATGCACGCGATTAAACCGACCATCACTCAATTCAACCATATCGAAGATTCAGACTATAACTCATTACGAGCCATTCTGGCGGAACTCAAGCAAAAAGGCTTAACGGAATGA